One window from the genome of Ictidomys tridecemlineatus isolate mIctTri1 chromosome 12, mIctTri1.hap1, whole genome shotgun sequence encodes:
- the Mrpl35 gene encoding large ribosomal subunit protein bL35m has protein sequence MAALVLAGALRAASGLLRPLNILASSACRNSAKSACVDSVLSTGRLSHVLTPVVCSAPRLVGNLTCGHLTILNRVAPLLPNILKPPVRTLTYCSTRKGKRKTVKAVIYRFFRLHSGLWLRRKAGYKKKLWKKTAARKRRLREFVFCNKTQSKLLDKMTTSFWKRRNWYVDDPYQKYHDRTNLRV, from the exons GACTCCTGCGACCCCTGAACATCTTGGCATCCTCAGCCTGTAGGAACAGTGCTAAGAGTGCCTGTGTTGACTCTGTGCTGTCCACTGGGCGGCTCAGTCACGTGCTGACGCCCGTCGTTTGCTCTGCTCCCAGGCTTGTGGGAAACCTGACGTGTGGGCATCTTACAATCCTTAATAG aGTGGCCCCTTTGCTCCCCAACATCCTCAAGCCTCCCGTCAGAACCTTGACATACTGCAGTACTCGGAAGGGCAAGAGAAAGACTGTGAAAGCTGTCATCTACCGGTTTTTTCGACTTCATTCTGGCCTTTGGCTGAGGAGAAAG GctggttataaaaaaaaattatggaaaaagaCAGCTGCAAGAAAAAGACGCTTGAGGGAATTTGTGTTCTGCAATAAAACCCAGAGTAAACTCCTAGATAAGATGACGACATCTTTCTGGAAGAGGCGGAACTGGTACGTCGATGACCCCTATCAGAAGTACCACGATCGCACCAACCTCAGAGTGTAG